Proteins from a genomic interval of Nematostella vectensis chromosome 5, jaNemVect1.1, whole genome shotgun sequence:
- the LOC5501785 gene encoding uncharacterized protein LOC5501785 isoform X2 has protein sequence MLDPEDASSSHKLRIQFPLPEKFASGKQGLEQIENWTKWIKRFERYRTASGLKDKTDTEQVSTLLYAMGDCADDILATLKVDESKASYSEMKTALETYFGARRNVVVDRARFNRRVQKPAKFGLAEPSYYYYLNQSGTYTVDGTDDVKEYEETRKAMDVIGISDEIQADVLALVAGVLHLGNISFREDGNYAVPLDEEFLSYPAYLFAVDAELLKEKLTSRVMDSKWGGKTETINMRLNVEQACYTRDALAKALYTRMFDYLVQAVNKAMQKDVEELTIGVLDIYGFEIFQKNGFEQFCINFVNEKLQQIFIELTLKAEQEEYVEEGIQWTPIDYFNNKIVCDLIESKRPPGIMCVVDDVCATMHAVGEGADTTLLEKLNNSVGSHQHFQGVSGGFIIHHYAGKVSYDIDGFCERNRDVLFKDLIELMQSSDIPFIRTLFPDDVKAEMRGRPTTASNKIKTQANLLVDKLMRCTPHYIRCIKPNETKRAHDWEGDRCKHQVEYLGLKENIRVRRAGFAYRRPFDKFLQRYAILTKETWPRWTGDVKRGITHLMNAVNMEPDQWQMGKGKVFIKAPESLFLLEELRERKFDGYARRIQKAYRLYKNRQYFAELKQQATDIFFNKKERQRGSINRNFVGDYIGYDENPALRALVEKRERIEFAVTVSKYDRRFKATKRDLLLSSKHIYLIGREKVKKGPEKGRVYEVVKRKLEMKTVGHVSVSHLQDGFVVLHIPSEYDSVLDTVFKTEFITLLSSKYKDATGRDLKVEFMNNITFTVKKEGWGGGGTRLLAFSKSGIDFTTVKPSGKTLNISVPAGLPPDTRPGRSAGSSPIKPHRAAPGAPSAAHYDKPQHRNRSASNAFRQSAKQPSLPRSGARNLARGQANVDTTFMQTPESGVCGFNRMNPAHGKVPRIPNRQCVSYSAGTGKVVERVKPARAKAASFGEGDKAEGAPGGELRYGGAAEYQRCYLSQKEYQEAVRQANTAKQAKEQQYSESEYARAVAQAQQRVYGTVDSKRHRNQRDSYEAYYGHIREHLQAAASAERESGQNQSTKYPQHNDSSGRPRRPATAHELGSTAKHNGSPRPSADYMYGTMERVPTAQQLIAVRASQVQYSTSQLNQVESRVYDIPQANRPRRPATANELSSNDYGFSQHNTSDVGRGYSTTRSCRTTQQLEFSRHAAGTNVHYIKVDDMDLPRRPDVYSSGKLPTEPNLAPGYRTKSYRMAMLRPKRNAARQSGYDAIDEMSLMNGRHTSPEKGSNVLTVATQITPTPTKNRSKGNLHDDDYVDMSSLPHPPLEWCDDQEDNQTKLDLWQTGKSNKSSAAFSTTITNKQLTGMAKFVKRKGLPRETSSSSNSLHMSANAQSSCSPSENVFPLTNAKSSGFIPHTPAADRGGVLLTLFPVESAHPGQSSKALDMCRCSNKPSDFSKRQHEVAKINGKRSAFSLAFPANGVTTVERNGIVETTFQGKQVLPSKNTLAPSSKEGGESVSRRNSTEKKNKDPDENLNRHTVVKRDSIERKESPAQFNGNEQKVQRQNSVGKNERSSELTGSGQVIGRQNSSKKKDGASELTGNGQGTVRRNSSGKRERVSELNENGEPGLRRNSAGKKGKAPPVPAGKKPFASESPSKRKEVLENLKARMNSNGLNILPDQATSSVTDNIQEFSSQNTDGPLTDVPLTDEAITPLNRTLSQSSVTRPEWPAPPPPLEFLDESTCKPAARNASTMNEEITAARSNLKSITSAKSMPDIASIERPPSLRQRKKSCGDGLMEAGGDDGPTVSTGGTAELVQYLKLIAQRRRSTYCSSDETLDSFDDESVIQTPDSDQKPDHRCYDSRLHYSEEDYFSDEDDDEFDDFDEEEESVQRETSKKTRGVKKPPIPGKPRLAPKPTPSLPKCKTLYAYDASDVDELSFQADAIIEIIKEDPSGWWTGKLGGREGLFPSNYIEKI, from the exons CAAAATTTGGGCTTGCCGAGCCATCGTACTACTACTACTTGAATCAAAGTGGGACATACACAGTAGATGGCACAGATGATGTAAAAGAATATGAAGAGACAAGA AAAGCCATGGATGTTATTGGCATCAGTGATGAGATTCAAGCAGATGTGCTGGCTCTAGTTGCTGGTGTACTACATTTAGGAAATATATCCTTTAGGGAAGATGGAAATTATGCTGTTCCTTTAGATGAGGAAT ttttatCATATCCTGCATATCTTTTTGCTGTTGATGCTGAGTTACTAAAGGAGAAATTGACAAG TCGTGTGATGGACAGCAAATGGGGAGGGAAGACAGAAACAATCAACATGCGACTCAATGTTGAACAG gCATGTTACACAAGAGATGCACTGGCAAAGGCATTATACACTAGAATGTTTGATTACTTGGTGCAG GCTGTCAACAAGGCCATGCAGAAAGATGTGGAAGAACTAACAATAGGTGTTTTGGACATCTACGGATTTGAAATTTTTCAG AAAAATGGCTTTGAGCAATTCTGCATCAACTTTGTGAACGAAAAGCTTCAACAGATTTTCATTGAGCTTACACTAAAGGCAGAACAG GAAGAGTACGTGGAAGAAGGCATTCAGTGGACGCCCATTGATTACTTCAACAACAAGATCGTGTGTGACCTCATCGAGTCTAAG CGACCGCCAGGTATTATGTGTGTGGTCGACGATGTTTGTGCCACAATGCACGCTGTCGGAGAAGGGGCGGATACAACATTATTAGAG AAACTGAACAACTCGGTAGGCAGCCACCAGCATTTCCAAGGTGTTAGCGGTGGATTCATCATCCATCATTACGCGGGAAAG GTCAGCTACGACATTGATGGCTTTTGTGAGCGAAATCGTGACGTTCTTTTCAAGGATCTTATAGAGCTGATGCAGAGTAGTGACAT CCCGTTCATCCGGACGCTGTTCCCAGATGACGTGAAAGCTGAGATGAGAGGTCGACCAACGACAGCTAGTAATAAAATCAAG ACTCAAGCAAACTTGCTCGTGGATAAGCTCATGAGGTGTACACCTCACTACATCCGCTGCATCAAACCAAACGAGACCAAGCGTGCGCATGACTGGGAAGGAGACCGCTGCAAACATCAAGTGGAGTACCTCGGACTCAAGGAGAACATTCGGGTGCGACGCGCGGGATTCGCGTACCGAAGACCCTTTGATAAGTTCCTACAAAG GTATGCTATCCTGACGAAGGAGACATGGCCGCGATGGACTGGAGACGTCAAGAGAGGCATCACACACCTCATGAACGCTGTGAACATGGAGCCGGACCAGTGGCAGATGGGCAAGGGGAAGGTGTTCATTAAGGCGCCCGAGTCG ctTTTCCTTCTGGAAGAACTTCGTGAGCGCAAGTTTGATGGCTATGCACGCCGTATTCAGAAAGCTTACCGCTTGTACAAGAATAGACAGTACTTTGCCGAGCTCAAACAACAAG CGACTGACATCTTTTTCAACAAGAAGGAAAGGCAGAGAGGAAGTATTAACCGCAACTTTGTGGGAGACTACATCGGCTACGACGAGAATCCTGCGCTTCGAGCGTTGGTCG AGAAACGAGAGCGAATCGAGTTTGCAGTGACGGTTAGCAAGTACGACCGCCGGTTTAAGGCAACCAAGCGTGACCTGTTACTCTCAAGCAAACACATATATCTTATCGGCAGGGAAAAG GTCAAAAAGGGCCCTGAAAAGGGGAGAGTTTACGAAGTGGTCAAACGCAAACTGGAAATGAAGACTGTTGGTCACGTGTCTGTCAG TCACTTGCAGGACGGCTTCGTGGTGCTCCACATCCCAAGCGAGTACGACAGCGTGTTAGACACCGTGTTCAAGACTGAATTCATCACCCTGCTCTCTTCCAAGTACAAGGACGCAACAGGACGCGACCTCAAAGTCGAGTTCATGAACAA CATCACGTTTACCGTGAAGAAGGAAGGTTGGGGCGGTGGCGGTACAAGGTTGCTGGCTTTCAGCAAAAGCGGCATCGATTTTACGACCGTAAAGCCTTCTGGGAAGACTCTCAACATCTCTGTGCCCGCAGGACTTCCGCCTGACACGA GACCTGGTCGCTCAGCTGGCTCGAGTCCAATTAAGCCACACCGAGCAGCGCCTGGAGCGCCCTCAGCCGCCCATTACGACAAACCACAGCATAGGAACAGGAGCGCATCCAACGCCTTCCGCCAGTCCGCAAAACAGCCCTCGCTGCCTCGCTCTGGTGCGCGAAATCTTGCTCGGGGTCAAGCAAATGTGGACACTACCTTCATGCAGACCCCGGAGTCAGGCGTGTGTGG ATTTAACCGCATGAATCCTGCACACGGCAAAGTCCCGCGGATTCCAAACCGGCAGTGCGTGTCATACTCGGCCGGCACAGGCAAGGTAGTCGAGCGGGTCAAACCAGCTCGAGCCAAAGCCGCCTCGTTCGGCGAAGGGGACAAAGCGGAAGGTGCGCCAGGCGGAGAACTGAGGTATGGCGGAGCGGCAGAGTACCAGCGGTGCTACTTGTCCCAAAAGGAATACCAGGAGGCTGTCCGACAGGCAAATACGGCGAAACAAGCAAAAGAACAGCAGTACAGTGAGTCCGAGTACGCAAGGGCAGTGGCACAGGCACAGCAGCGCGTCTATGGAACAGTGGACTCTAAACGGCATAGGAACCAGCGAGACAGCTACGAAGCCTATTACGGTCACATCAGAGAACATCTCCAGGCAGCCGCGTCTGCAGAGAGAGAAAGCGGACAAAATCAATCCACGAAGTATCCCCAACATAACGACAGTTCAGGCCGTCCAAGGCGTCCTGCTACCGCTCATGAGCTCGGCTCTACAGCTAAACACAATGGATCGCCACGGCCTTCAGCAGATTATATGTATGGTACAATGGAGCGAGTGCCTACTGCCCAGCAGCTGATTGCAGTCAGAGCATCACAAGTACAATATTCAACGTCACAGCTGAATCAAGTGGAAAGCCGGGTCTATGATATCCCCCAAGCGAACCGCCCAAGGCGCCCAGCTACAGCCAATGAGCTATCCTCAAATGATTACGGATTTTCTCAACATAACACTTCTGACGTGGGGCGTGGTTACAGTACAACACGTTCTTGCAGAACGACCCAACAGCTCGAGTTTTCCAGACACGCTGCGGGCACTAATGTCCACTACATTAAAGTTGACGACATGGACCTACCAAGGCGCCCTGATGTCTATTCTAGCGGTAAGCTACCAACTGAGCCCAACCTCGCGCCCGGTTACCGCACAAAGAGTTATCGGATGGCAATGCTTCGCCCTAAACGCAACGCGGCGAGACAGTCAGGGTATGACGCTATTGATGAAATGTCCTTAATGAACGGAAGACACACATCGCCTGAGAAGGGGTCTAATGTCCTCACTGTCGCTACTCAGATCACGCCCACCCCGACCAAGAACCGCTCAAAGGGCAACCTCCACGATGATGATTACGTAGATATGTCAAGCCTCCCTCACCCGCCGCTCGAGTGGTGTGATGACCAGGAAgacaatcaaacaaaacttGACTTGTGGCAAACAGGCAAAAGTAACAAGAGTTCAGCCGCCTTTTCAACGACGATTACCAACAAACAGTTAACCGGCATGGCAAAGTTTGTGAAAAGGAAAGGTTTGCCAAGAGAAACTTCTTCTTCATCAAACTCCCTCCATATGTCGGCAAACGCACAGTCCTCGTGTTCACCAAGTGAAAACGTTTTTCCGTTGACGAATGCGAAGTCTTCTGGTTTCATCCCGCACACACCAGCAGCTGATCGTGGTGGCGTCTTACTTACGTTATTTCCGGTGGAATCTGCTCATCCCGGTCAATCTTCGAAAGCCTTGGATATGTGCAGATGTTCTAACAAGCCTTCTGACTTTTCCAAGCGCCAGCACGAAGTGGCGAAGATCAACGGAAAGCGGAGCGCGTTCAGCCTGGCTTTCCCTGCTAATGGCGTGACTACTGTTGAACGCAATGGAATAGTTGAGACTACTTTCCAGGGAAAACAAGTTCTCCCTTCGAAGAACACCCTAGCACCAAGTTCCAAGGAGGGTGGAGAGTCCGTGTCTCGACGAAACTCCACcgagaagaaaaacaaagacccCGATGAGAATCTTAATAGGCACACCGTCGTCAAGCGAGATTCCATCGAGAGAAAAGAGAGCCCAGCGCAGTTCAACGGAAATGAGCAAAAAGTTCAAAGGCAAAATTCTGTGGGGAAAAATGAGAGATCCTCAGAATTGACAGGAAGTGGACAGGTTATCGGGAGGCAGAATTCATCGAAGAAGAAGGATGGAGCGTCAGAATTAACGGGAAATGGACAGGGAACAGTGAGGCGGAATTCATCGGGAAAGAGGGAGAGAGTATCAGAGCTCAACGAGAATGGTGAACCTGGGCTGCGGCGGAATTCTGCCGGAAAGAAAGGAAAAGCTCCCCCAGTCCCTGCAGGGAAAAAACCGTTCGCTTCTGAAAGCCCTTCGAAAAGGAAAGAAGTCTTGGAGAATCTGAAAGCCCGTATGAACAGTAATGGCTTGAACATCCTTCCTGATCAAGCAACCTCTTCTGTCACTGATAACATTCAAGAGTTCAGCTCCCAGAACACAGACGGTCCACTTACTGACGTTCCACTCACTGACGAGGCAATTACGCCGCTCAATAGGACCCTGAGCCAGTCAAGTGTGACGAGACCTGAATGGCCCGCGCCGCCGCCTCCATTGGAGTTCCTCGATGAATCCACGTGCAAACCTGCCGCAAGAAATGCTTCCACAATGAACGAGGAAATCACAGCAGCTCGTAGCAACCTAAAAAGTATCACATCAGCAAAGTCCATGCCCGATATCGCCAGCATAGAGAGACCGCCCTCCTTACGGCAGCGTAAGAAGTCTTGTGGGGATGGGTTAATGGAGGCTGGTGGTGACGATGGGCCAACTGTGTCAACTGGAGGCACGGCCGAGCTCGTACAGTACCTCAAACTTATCGCTCAGCGACGACGCAGCACTTATTGCTCATCGGACGAAACCTTGGACTCATTCGACGACGAATCAGTCATTCAAACACCAGACAGCGACCAAAAGCCAGATCATAGATGTTACGATAGCAGGCTGCACTACTCGGAGGAAGATTACTTTAGCGATGAAGACGACGACGAGTTTGACGATTTCGACGAGGAAGAGGAGAG TGTTCAGAGAGAGACGTCAAAGAAAACCCGAGGGGTGAAGAAGCCTCCTATCCCTGGCAAACCCCGCCTGGCTCCCAAACCGACCCCAAGTCTGCCCAAGTGCAAGACGCTGTATGCGTATGACGCCTCGGACGTGGATGAGTTATCCTTTCAAGCAGACGCCATTATCGAGATCATCAAAGAGG ACCCATCTGGGTGGTGGACGGGGAAGTTAGGCGGACGAGAAGGACTCTTCCCATCAAATTACATCGAGAAAATTTAA